In Anopheles arabiensis isolate DONGOLA chromosome 2, AaraD3, whole genome shotgun sequence, the genomic window CTTTCACCTTTGCACCAATTCACGCTTGCAGGCTGTCACCGGTCGGTGTGACGTTTCTGATCGCCGCCAAGATACTGGAGATCGAAGATCTGGGCGACGTGTTCGGCAAGCTGGGCCTGTACTTCGCAGTCGTCGCCGGCGGTATCCTGTTCCACGGGTTCGTCGTACTGTCGCTGCTGTTCTTCCTGTTCACGCGCAACAATCCGCTCAAGTTTATCGCCAACATGGGACAGGCGCTTGCGACCGCGTTCGGTACATCGTCCAGCTCGGCCACGCTGCCCGTCACGATGCAGTGCCTGGAGGAGAAGAACAACATCGATCCGCGGGTGTCACGGTTTGTGCTACCGATCGGTGCTACGATCAACATGGATGGTACGGCGCTGTACGAAGCGGTGGCTGCCATCTTCATCGCTCAACTGCGAGGTAAGTGCGAGGGTGATAAAGTCTTCACAGAAAGAGCCCTAACTTAACGGCTACTTCCCACCAGGACTTTCGCTTTCATTCGGTAACGTGCTAGCGATTAGTATAACGGCTACGGCTGCCAGTATTGGTGCGGCCGGTATACCCCAGGCGGGTTTGGTAACGCTCGTGATGGTGCTGGACACGGTTGGACTTCCAGCAGAAGACGTTTCTCTCATCATTGCCGTCGACTGGCTGCTGTAAGTGTTCTTGAGCAATTTCCTTTCATGTAAGATCACCCTAACGTTACTGTAACGATTTCTAGCGATCGATTCCGAACTCTGGTGAACGTGCTTGGCGATAGCTTCGGGGCTGCGATCGTCTACCACTACAGCAAGGCCGAGCTGCAGAACACGAAAAGCCTGGATGGAGGGCTGTCCGGTGCGACACATCTCTCGCAGGACTCAAGCGATCCCGAGCTGGCATACCACACCGACACGATACTGGCAAACGACGATAAGAACAGCCGATTGTAGATTGAGCTACAAGATCCGGGTGATATCAAGAAGACCCGCCTGATTGGTGCTATTTTATGACTCCTACTCGCTACTTAATGGCGCACTTTTCTGCGGATCAATCGCGTTTGCGCATTTTATGAAGGAAGTGGCGGCTGTCGCGAAATTGGCCATCATGCTCGGCAAACGTACCGCGACCTTTTATCTGATCGAAATCCGTTATTACCCAAGTTGACTGAGTCGACGCAGCTCCACAGACACGCATTAcggtttatttgttgtttttaaaactcaatttttatacaaaaacgCATTTAGCAGATAAGATAGAAGCGGTAAGACAAATAATAGGCTACAAACCGTGTATCGTAGAGGAACAGCTAGGCTAGGTGAATTGGTATCGTGTGGCGTGTTTTATCGCAAACAATCACGAGTTGTAAaagcttgtgtttttttaccctATGGTATGAAGTAAATTTCTATTAGTGGCTATATACGACCCCAGGGCAGGGATTAGCGACTCCCGCGAGCTCCATAAACGACGCTTCTCTCCCTCACAAATAGTCCTCCGAtaagatagatagatagatagctAAGGGAGTTCCGTTTTGGTGACTATCGGGTTTTGTAAACGGTTTTGAAGTGTTTGTACTCTCCCATCCCCCATCCATAAAACTCGATGACTGAAATACAACTTTGAATTATGAAGTGAGTGTGCATATCCGCCACGCTGCCCAACATACGCACAGGCAGCGCCGACGGTAAGCCTTTTTCCAAACAGATGACACGCTTATTGAGGTGCCGCCTGCACACACGCTTGCATATTGCATGGAATTAATCAACAGGGACCGGGGGCACGCTAATCGTCTACCCTGCGCATGTAGGCGTCGGTGATTGTGGTTGGAAAGTGGAGAGCTTTGAAGGAACAGGAGAAGATAGCTAGATAGTGGTGCCGTTGCCAGATGTATTCGTATCGTTGGGgagtgatggtgatgatgatgggccgTTGCTGTCGGCCGTCTGACCTTGGGTTATGGCCGTGTCGAACTGTATCAGTATAACGAGGTATGTCGTCAGAGCGCCAACCATCTGCAAATGAGAGGGAGAAAGGTATCGATTGTTACCATCTTTCTGCAAAACCCTCGCGTTCCCCAGCAGCCCCTCTGCTTTGGCTTGTGCACCAACTGCAGGGCTTTGGTACCTGTTCTGACCAACGATCGATGATGAGCGATCGTTTGGCATGAAGTTCGTGAGTAAAATTGAACTTGAGTTATATGTATaatataatttgattttttttttgtcataagGACGGTCTTACAAAAATGCATCACTTTCTCTTAAAAATTTGCTTACGCATATACTTTAGAAAGGATCGTTCAACTAGCTCTATTTGCTGCACGAGTAACTGGTAGTGTTGGGAACGTTAAATTGATCGTTTCAGTTGAATTTAAAACTTAaaccttttttcattttaaaaaatggctcaaaataacacaaaaacgtATAATGAATGATAATTGATGAATATAATTTCTCCATGCAACAATGTTCAGCTAAAATGA contains:
- the LOC120894914 gene encoding excitatory amino acid transporter 3-like, producing the protein MQLKWTSVWGFVRRNLLTTLTILGVIVGIALGLGLRAVPAEGDSWSQRDVTYINYVGDLFLRTLKALILPLIVSSLIAAVGSLDLSLSKKIGGRAVLYYLATTVLAVILGIVLVVTIKPGSDRDGGEADASDAPQRNVTTVDTLLDLVRNMFPPNLVQACTQQYQTVLKPPASKPDETDIYRWTITGAYADGMNILGLVVASIVFGVALGATKRENALVLQFFQQLSHIVMKVTGWVIWLSPVGVTFLIAAKILEIEDLGDVFGKLGLYFAVVAGGILFHGFVVLSLLFFLFTRNNPLKFIANMGQALATAFGTSSSSATLPVTMQCLEEKNNIDPRVSRFVLPIGATINMDGTALYEAVAAIFIAQLRGLSLSFGNVLAISITATAASIGAAGIPQAGLVTLVMVLDTVGLPAEDVSLIIAVDWLLDRFRTLVNVLGDSFGAAIVYHYSKAELQNTKSLDGGLSGATHLSQDSSDPELAYHTDTILANDDKNSRL